From Haemorhous mexicanus isolate bHaeMex1 chromosome 1, bHaeMex1.pri, whole genome shotgun sequence, one genomic window encodes:
- the PSMA2 gene encoding proteasome subunit alpha type-2, whose translation MAERGYSFSLTTFSPSGKLVQIEYALAAVAAGAPSVGIKAANGVVLATEKKQKSILYDERSVHKVEPITKHIGLVYSGMGPDYRVLVHRARKLAQQYYLVYHEPIPTAQLVQRIASVMQEYTQSGGVRPFGVSLLICGWNEGRPYLFQSDPSGAYFAWKATAMGKNYVNGKTFLEKRYNEDLELEDAIHTAILTLKESFEGQMTEDNIEVGICNEAGFRRLTPAEVKDYLAAIA comes from the exons ATGGCGGAGCGAGGCTATAGCTTCTCCCTCACCACCTTCAG TCCTTCTGGAAAGCTTGTTCAGATTGAATACGCTttggctgcagtggctgcaggagctccatcAGTTGGGATTAAAG ctgcaaatggagtggtgttggcaactgagaagaagcagaaatcCATTCTTTATGATGAAAGGAGCGTCCACAAAGTAGAACCAATTACCAAACATATAGGTTTAGTGTACAGTGGTATGGGTCCAGATTACAG aGTACTTGTGCACAGAGCTCGGAAGCTGGCCCAGCAGTATTACTTGGTTTATCATGAGCCCATTCCAACAGCTCAGCTAGTACAGAGAATTGCCTCTGTGATGCAGGAGTACACACAGTCTGG TGGTGTTCGTCCCTTTGGTGTATCACTGCTAATATGTGGCTGGAATGAAGGGCGGCCGTATTTATTTCAGTCGGATCCATCT GGAGCTTATTTTGCCTGGAAAGCAACagcaatgggaaaaaattatGTCAATGGGAAAACATTTCTTGAGAAAAG ATACAATGAAGATTTGGAGCTTGAAGATGCCATTCATACAGCAATCTTAACACTAAAG gagaGCTTTGAAGGGCAAATGACAGAAGACAACATTGAAGTTGGCATCTGTAATGAAGCTGGTTTTAGGAGGCTCACTCCAGCTGAGGTTAAGGACTACTTGGCTGCAATAGCCTAG
- the C1H7orf25 gene encoding UPF0415 protein C7orf25 homolog, with protein sequence MSVQSLLCERIAVAKDLIKRAEALSKSQKRRIEGGAKLCSKLKAELNFLHKVEAGKVAIKESHLQSTNLTHLQAIIQSAENLEDVVSVLHVFAYEDRFGDKQTLVVDVVANGGHTWVKAIGRKAEALHNIWLGRGQYGDKSVIEQAEDFLQASRQQPVEYSNPHIIFAFYNSVSSPMAERLKEMGISVRGDVVAVNSLVEPSAENEHLDASESDEEGPELLQVTRVDRENLVASIAFPTQIKVNICNRVNLDITTLITYVSALSYGGCYFVFKEKVLTEQAAQERRERVLPQLMEFMEGKELFACESAVRDFQSILETLGGPGEKERAALLVKRINVVPDQPSDRALGLVASSKINSRSLAIFGTGDTLKAITMTANSGFVRAAANQGVRFSVFVHQPRALTESKESFATPLPKCCPSDNGV encoded by the coding sequence ATGTCTGTGCAGTCGCTGCTTTGTGAAAGAATTGCTGTTGCCAAAGACTTGATTAAGAGAGCAGAAGCCCTTTCCAAGTCCCAGAAGAGGAGAATAGAAGGTGGGGCAAAGCTATGCAGCAAACTGAAGGCAGAGCTAAATTTCTTACACAAGGTGGAGGCAGGGAAGGTGGCCATTAAAGAATCCCATCTGCAGAGTACAAACCTTACCCACCTCCAAGCCATTATTCAGTCAGCAGAGAACCTGGAGGATGTTGTCAGTGTCCTCCATGTCTTTGCTTACGAGGACAGGTTTGGAGACAAACAGACACTGGTGGTAGATGTTGTTGCAAACGGAGGTCACACCTGGGTGAAGGCCATCGGTCGTAAAGCTGAGGCCCTGCATAACatctggctgggaaggggccaGTATGGTGACAAAAGTGTCATTGAGCAGGCAGAGGACTTCCTGCAAGCAAGCCGTCAGCAGCCTGTGGAGTATAGCAATCCCCACATCATCTTTGCGTTCTACAACAGCGTGTCCAGTCCTATGGCAGAGAGGCTCAAGGAGATGGGAATATCTGTGAGAGGAGATGTTGTTGCTGTGAACTCACTGGTAGAACCATCTGCAGAAAACGAGCACCTTGACGCCAGTGAATCGGATGAAGAAGGCCCTGAACTCCTGCAGGTGACCAGAGTAGACCGGGAGAATTTAGTGGCCAGCATTGCTTTCCCTACCCAGATCAAAGTAAACATCTGCAATAGAGTTAATTTGGACATCACTACCTTAATAACCTATGTCTCTGCACTGAGCTATGGTGGCTGCTACTTTGTCTTCAAGGAAAAAGTGCTGACAGAGCAAGCAGCccaagaaagaagagagagagtCCTGCCTCAGCTGATGGAGTTCATGGAGGGAAAAGAGCTCTTTGCCTGCGAATCTGCTGTCAGGGATTTCCAGTCCATCTTGGAAACGTTGGGAGGACCTGGAGAGAAAGAGCGAGCTGCATTGCTTGTCAAAAGAATTAACGTGGTGCCGGATCAGCCCTCGGACCGTGCCTTAGGACTAGTGGCTAGTTCAAAAATCAACAGCCGCTCTTTAGCCATTTTTGGGACAGGAGACACTCTGAAAGCCATCACCATGACTGCAAATAGTGGGTTTGTGAGGGCAGCAGCAAACCAAGGTGTCAGGTTCAGTGTTTTTGTCCATCAGCCACGAGCATtgacagaaagcaaagaatCTTTTGCCACACCTCTACCAAAGTGCTGCCCATCTGATAATGGAGTGTAA
- the MRPL32 gene encoding large ribosomal subunit protein bL32m, whose product MAVLVLMRSPLPRFRALLQRCWGRLERDLWPGVFGGQSLPWGPALAVQGPALVPQGISDAGAPSLLEGMVWMAAPKQRRTIEVNRCRRRNPSKLIEIKRNIDVCPECGNLKQKHVLCGYCYAKVKEETRLIRMEISKKEGGPFNAPAVETVVLYEGEKPTEKDEGKRIIERAKKRPSWFVQN is encoded by the exons ATGGCGGTGTTGGTCTTGATGCGCTCTCCGCTGCCGCGGTTTCGCGCTCTGCTGCAGCGCTGCTGGGGGCGGCTGGAGCGCGACCTCTGGCCGGGTGTCTTCGGGGGCCAAAGCCTGCCCTGGG GACCAGCACTAGCTGTACAAGGTCCGGCCCTTGTTCCACAAGGGATTAGTGATGCTGGGGCGCCGAGTCTGCTGGAGGGCATGGTGTGGATGGCGGCACCCAAGCAGAGGCGCACCATCGAGGTGAACCGCTGCAGGCGGAGGAACCCCAGCAAGCTCATAGAAATAAAG AGGAACATAGATGTTTGTCCTGAATGTGGAAACTTGAAGCAGAAGCACGTCCTTTGTGGCTATTGTTACGCAAAGGTCAAAGAAGAAACTCGACTGATACGGATGGAAATATCCAAGAAAGAAGGAGGGCCATTTAATGCTCCAGCTGTAGAGACTGTTGTCCTTTATGAAGgagaaaaacccacagaaaaagaTGAAGGCAAGCGGATCATTGAAAGAGCCAAGAAGCGTCCATCTTGGTTTGTTCAAAATTGA